In a single window of the Candidatus Lernaella stagnicola genome:
- a CDS encoding ribonuclease H-like domain-containing protein has product MSVVDRLKRLTGENADAEQREKDAKQRQLENLRGRIERILERRPGAGATTPSAAVPDRRLPPLGLNDVASGREYQTPHGPVFVVEDDIDVGEFWGRRRLREFAALNTRAAALLARDGRVAEYDPADALFLDTETTGLSGGTGTFAFLIGLGWVERERFVTRLIFARDFLEEAAALHTLTEFAAQKKYLITFNGRTFDVPLLTTRFVLNRAPDSLADLPHLDLLAPARRLLGHRLPNSRLTTLEAEVLGVRRDGDIPGSEIPQRYFDFLHTRDARLVADILKHNRLDVVSMAVLAAHMSELLTHGPDTPDAETDDVVAAARLHLLRGDPVTAERFLCKIVAADPKHQRDAAGRELSMLFKRSQRAEPAVALWREMLVHDSKDLFAGEELAKHLEHRERRFREAIAVVQRLLAGCPADEKIRAALAHRLARLQRKAEKDQTE; this is encoded by the coding sequence ATGAGCGTCGTCGACCGGCTCAAACGTTTGACCGGCGAAAACGCCGACGCGGAGCAACGCGAGAAGGACGCCAAACAGCGGCAACTTGAGAACCTACGCGGCCGCATCGAACGGATCCTCGAACGGCGGCCGGGCGCCGGTGCAACCACGCCGAGCGCAGCCGTACCGGACCGCCGCCTGCCGCCCCTGGGGCTCAACGATGTTGCATCGGGCCGCGAGTACCAAACCCCGCACGGCCCTGTTTTTGTAGTCGAGGACGACATTGACGTCGGCGAGTTTTGGGGTCGCCGGCGCTTGCGTGAATTCGCCGCTCTTAATACGCGCGCCGCGGCGTTGCTGGCCCGCGACGGCCGCGTGGCCGAATACGATCCCGCCGACGCCCTGTTTCTCGATACGGAAACCACGGGCCTGTCCGGCGGCACTGGAACCTTCGCTTTTTTGATCGGTTTGGGGTGGGTTGAGCGGGAGCGCTTCGTAACGCGGCTCATTTTCGCCCGCGACTTCCTCGAGGAAGCGGCGGCGCTGCATACGCTGACTGAATTCGCGGCGCAAAAAAAGTACTTGATCACTTTCAACGGACGTACTTTCGACGTCCCCTTGCTCACCACGCGTTTCGTGTTGAACCGCGCGCCCGACTCCTTGGCCGATCTGCCGCACCTGGATCTACTCGCGCCGGCGCGCCGCTTGCTGGGGCATCGGCTGCCGAATTCCCGCCTGACGACGCTGGAAGCCGAAGTGCTGGGCGTGCGTCGCGACGGCGACATCCCGGGCAGCGAGATACCGCAGCGCTATTTTGATTTCCTGCACACGCGCGACGCCCGGCTCGTGGCTGACATCTTGAAGCACAATCGGCTCGACGTGGTCAGCATGGCCGTGCTGGCGGCGCACATGTCCGAACTGCTCACGCACGGCCCGGATACGCCGGATGCGGAGACGGACGACGTCGTCGCCGCGGCGCGACTCCACCTGCTACGCGGTGATCCCGTTACGGCAGAGCGTTTTCTGTGCAAGATAGTCGCGGCCGATCCGAAGCATCAGCGCGACGCCGCGGGGCGGGAACTCTCAATGCTGTTTAAGCGTTCGCAGCGGGCCGAACCGGCTGTCGCTCTGTGGCGCGAGATGCTGGTCCACGACTCAAAAGACCTGTTTGCCGGGGAGGAACTGGCGAAACATCTGGAACACCGAGAACGCCGCTTCAGAGAGGCGATCGCGGTTGTGCAACGCTTGCTTGCCGGGTGTCCCGCCGACGAAAAGATTCGTGCGGCGCTGGCGCATCGCCTGGCCCGACTGCAGCGCAAGGCCGAGAAAGACCAAACGGAATAA
- a CDS encoding DEAD/DEAH box helicase, translated as MAKLTLEEILQRWRDDPRFMENVRAFKELPAVPGEFRDFPTWVHADLRRVFAEQGIERLYSHQAAAVEHVRAERNIVLVTPTASGKTLCYNLPVLQAIIDEPETRALYMFPTKALAQDQMHEIHGLIRKLGANIKTFTYDGDTPADARQSIRKQGHVVVTNPDMLHTAILPHHTKWQKLFNNLKYVVIDELHVYRGVFGSHLTNVIRRLRRICRFYNADPIFILCSATVANPQEHAQNIIESPVELIDESGAPRAAKSFVLFNPPVINRELGIRQGALQPARRMATQLIENSLQTIVFTTSRLNVEVLTKYLKDRFAKGKPIDDQYVTGYRGGYLPNLRRQIEKGLRKRTVMGVVSTNALELGIDIGDLEVCIMAGYPGSIASTWQQAGRAGRRSGHSLAVLVARSNPLDQYIVENPEYFFGHSPEHCRVNPDNLLILLHHLKSAAFELPFERGEEFGKENIEELLDYLTEKDVLHRVGDRWHWATDSYPADEVSLRSINPQNVVVVDTTDPASHRVIAEVDWDSAFTTVHTEAIYMVESQQFHVDELDLERQKAYVRKVDVDYYTDAMTYTKVRVIEEFDSTPQPELIFEQGEVQVVRKVVGYKKIKFYTAENLGYGDVNLPEKDMHTTSYWFTIPKDRLETLPFTRDELIDGLTGLGYSLHHLAAMLLMADPRDLDRCLGDKSGNWFVRHSAAGRTIVDAGGDQTPNVDAFDPTIFIYDAYPGGIGFSELLFDKHDLLLTTARERITACPCETGCPSCVGPTLEVGPRGKEVALAILALIHP; from the coding sequence GCCGCGGCTGTCGAACACGTTCGCGCCGAACGAAATATCGTGTTGGTAACTCCCACCGCCAGCGGCAAAACGCTGTGCTACAACCTGCCGGTGCTGCAGGCGATCATCGACGAGCCCGAAACCCGGGCGCTGTACATGTTTCCGACCAAAGCGCTGGCCCAGGATCAGATGCATGAGATCCACGGCCTGATTCGCAAGCTTGGCGCCAACATCAAAACCTTCACCTACGACGGCGATACGCCCGCCGACGCCCGGCAGTCGATCCGTAAGCAGGGGCACGTCGTGGTCACCAATCCGGACATGCTTCATACCGCGATCCTGCCGCACCACACCAAGTGGCAGAAGCTGTTCAACAACCTCAAGTATGTGGTGATCGACGAACTGCACGTCTACCGCGGCGTCTTCGGCAGTCACCTGACCAATGTCATCCGCCGCCTTCGCCGCATTTGCCGCTTCTACAACGCCGACCCGATTTTCATCCTGTGCAGCGCCACGGTCGCCAACCCGCAGGAGCACGCGCAGAACATCATCGAAAGCCCCGTCGAACTGATCGACGAAAGCGGCGCGCCGCGGGCGGCTAAATCCTTCGTGCTGTTCAATCCGCCGGTGATCAATCGCGAGCTCGGCATTCGGCAGGGAGCCCTACAGCCCGCGCGTCGTATGGCCACACAGTTGATTGAGAACTCGCTGCAAACCATCGTCTTCACCACGAGCCGCCTCAATGTCGAAGTGCTCACCAAGTATCTCAAGGATCGCTTCGCCAAGGGCAAACCGATCGACGATCAGTACGTCACCGGCTATCGCGGCGGCTACCTGCCGAATTTGCGACGGCAAATCGAAAAGGGCCTGCGCAAACGTACGGTGATGGGCGTGGTCAGTACCAACGCCCTGGAACTGGGCATCGACATCGGCGACCTCGAAGTGTGCATCATGGCCGGTTATCCCGGTTCCATCGCCAGCACCTGGCAACAGGCCGGACGGGCGGGGCGGCGTTCGGGGCACAGCCTGGCGGTGCTTGTGGCGCGCAGCAATCCGCTCGATCAATACATCGTCGAAAATCCCGAATACTTTTTCGGCCACAGCCCGGAGCATTGCCGGGTCAATCCGGACAACCTGCTGATCCTGCTTCACCACTTGAAGAGCGCGGCCTTCGAACTACCTTTCGAGCGGGGTGAGGAATTCGGCAAGGAGAACATTGAGGAACTGCTCGATTACCTCACGGAAAAAGATGTATTGCATCGCGTCGGCGATCGCTGGCATTGGGCGACCGACAGCTACCCGGCCGACGAAGTGTCGCTGCGTTCGATCAATCCGCAGAACGTGGTCGTGGTGGATACGACCGACCCGGCCAGCCACCGCGTCATTGCCGAGGTCGATTGGGACAGCGCGTTTACGACCGTGCACACCGAGGCGATTTACATGGTCGAGTCGCAGCAGTTCCACGTCGACGAACTGGATTTGGAGCGGCAAAAAGCGTACGTGCGCAAGGTGGACGTGGATTACTACACCGACGCCATGACCTACACGAAGGTGCGGGTCATCGAGGAATTCGACTCGACGCCGCAGCCCGAACTGATTTTCGAGCAGGGCGAGGTGCAGGTTGTGCGCAAGGTGGTCGGCTACAAGAAAATCAAGTTCTACACCGCCGAGAATCTGGGTTACGGCGACGTCAACCTGCCCGAAAAGGACATGCACACGACCAGCTACTGGTTCACGATTCCCAAAGACAGGCTTGAGACGCTGCCCTTTACGCGGGACGAACTCATCGACGGACTCACCGGCCTCGGATACAGCCTGCATCACCTTGCCGCCATGTTGCTGATGGCCGATCCGCGCGATCTGGACCGCTGCCTCGGCGATAAAAGCGGCAATTGGTTCGTGCGACATTCCGCGGCGGGTCGCACAATTGTTGACGCCGGTGGCGACCAGACGCCCAACGTCGATGCCTTCGACCCCACTATCTTTATCTACGACGCCTATCCCGGCGGTATCGGTTTTTCCGAACTGCTCTTCGATAAACACGACCTTTTGCTCACCACCGCCCGCGAACGCATCACCGCCTGTCCCTGCGAAACCGGCTGCCCTAGTTGCGTGGGTCCCACGTTGGAGGTCGGTCCCCGGGGCAAGGAAGTCGCCCTGGCGATTCTCGCATTGATCCACCCATGA